The sequence TGACGCTCGGCAGCGGCGCGAAGCCGACCTTGCCACGCACGGGGGAGCCCGGCGCCTGCACCTCCGCCCAGACGTAGGGCCAGTTGCGCAGGAACACGGCGCGGCCGTCCTGGAAGGCGCGCCTCGTTTCCTCTTCGCCGGAGGAGACGACGGAGCGCGGAGAGAGCCCACTCACGATGGCGTCGCGCATCCATTGCAGCGCAGCGCGCGCCTCGGGCGAATCCAGCGCGATGCGGCCGTTCCTGAGCAGCTCGCCGCCGTGTCCCCGGATCGCCTCGAAGACGTTGCAGTTCAGCCCCTCGTACTGGCGCCCTTGCCAGAGGAAACCGGCGAGGCGGGGATTGCGCGCCATCGCCGCTCGAGCGACCTCGCGTAGCTCGTCGTAGGTTTTCGGCGCTCGCCGCACCAGATCGGCGCGGTAAAAGAGCAGGCCGACGTCGAGAAACCAGGGCACCGCATACACGCGCCCGTCCAGCGTCACCGCCTCGACGGCGTGCGGCAGGAACTCCGCGCGCAGGCGCGCCGGCGGGAAGGATGCAGAGAGGTCCGCGAGCCATCCCGCGCGGGCAAACTCGGGCGCCCACACGACGTCGATGGCAAAGACGTCGAAGTCGTCGGCCGCACCCTCGAGCGCGGTGAGAAACATCTCGCGCGCGACGTCGGACGCATTCGGCAGCGTCTCGGTGCGCAGCAGCACATCGGGGTTCTCGCGGCGGAAGCGGTCCAGGAAAGCATGAAACGGGGCAGCATCTCCCCAGAGCGGCTGGTGCTTGAGGACGACCGTGACCTGCCCCGTCGCCGGCGCATCCC comes from Deltaproteobacteria bacterium and encodes:
- a CDS encoding ABC transporter substrate-binding protein, yielding MRALSVCLIAFASCSRTSRDAPATGQVTVVLKHQPLWGDAAPFHAFLDRFRRENPDVLLRTETLPNASDVAREMFLTALEGAADDFDVFAIDVVWAPEFARAGWLADLSASFPPARLRAEFLPHAVEAVTLDGRVYAVPWFLDVGLLFYRADLVRRAPKTYDELREVARAAMARNPRLAGFLWQGRQYEGLNCNVFEAIRGHGGELLRNGRIALDSPEARAALQWMRDAIVSGLSPRSVVSSGEEETRRAFQDGRAVFLRNWPYVWAEVQAPGSPVRGKVGFAPLPSVTGAPGPGTLGGWQLAVNAHSPPARRHAAERLVAFLTSHDAAVDLALHYSRIPARRAVYDDARIRQGAPFIAALLPIALAARPRPVTPYYALASDSIQGELSAAIAGLRSPAEALSRAQRIVDHLENPR